CGCCCCGTTTTTAAAATGCAGGTATGACCTCGCCTTTGTAGCGAGTGATGATGAAATTTTTAGTATCTGGGCTAAGCACCGCATCGACTAAAGCTTTGATCTTAGGATTGTTCTCGTTGCCAGCTCTTGTGACGATGATGTTGGCGTAAGGGCTGTTGGCATCTTCAAGTAAAAGTGCGTCTTTCGCCACGCTCATGCCAAGATCAAGGACGAAATTTGTGCTAATAGCAGCGATATCGACATCATCAAGCGTTCTTGGGATCTGAGCGCCTTCTAGCTCGACAAATTGTAAATTTTTAGGATTTTTAGTTATGTCATTTACAGTTGCAACTTTTACGTTTTTATCGATCTCTATAAGACCAGCTTTTTCTAAAATTCTAAGCGCTCTGTTGCCATTTGACGGATCGTAAGCGATCGCCACTTTTGCGCCATCTTTTAGCTCTTTGATATCTTTTATCTTTTTAGAGTAAAAGCCAAGTGGCTCAACATGCACGCTCGCAACGCTTACAAGATGCAGGCCTCTAGCCTTGTTTTGCTCCTCAAGATATGGTAAATGTTGAAAGAAATTTGCGTCTAAGCTGCCATCTTCTGTGGCGACATTTGGTATCGAATAGTCTGAAATTTCAGAAATAACAAGGTCATAGCCCTTATCTTTTAGCTTTGGTTTTACAAATTCTAAAATTTCAGCGTGTGGCACAGGTGAGACGCCAACAGTGATAGTGTGGTCTTTGTCGGCTGCGTGAAGGCTTAGAGCAACTAAAGATGCGGTTAAAAGTTTGATAAATTTCATTGTTTTTCCTTTTTTGGTTTGATTTAAAGCGACGCTAAAAAGGTAAAAGCTTTTACGTCGCTTTTTATAAATTTAATTAAAACGCTGGGATGATAGCGCCGTTATACTTTGTCTCGATAAATTTCTTAACTTCTGGTGAGTTGATAGCTTTATCAAGGGCTTTAGTTTTAGGGCTGTTCTCGTTGCCAGCTTTAACAACTACGTAATTTACGTATGGGCTATCTTTACCCTCGATCACAAGCGCGTCTTTTGTTGGATTTAAATTTGCATTTAGCGCGTAGTTTGTGTTGATAACTGCGATAGTAACGTCATCAAGCGTTCTTGGCACTTGAGCAGCCTCGATCTCTTCAAATTTAAGCTTTTTAGGATTATCAACTATGTCAAGCGGAGTTTTTAGCGGGTTGTCATTTAGCTTGATAAGTCCAGCGCTAGCTACGATGTCAAGTGCGCGGCTCTCGTTTGTTGGATCAT
This genomic stretch from Campylobacter concisus harbors:
- a CDS encoding MetQ/NlpA family ABC transporter substrate-binding protein, encoding MKKLLLTSLVALGLSVSANAADKSKTIIVGATPIPHAEILEVVKPILAKDGYTLEIKEFNDYTTPNLATEDGDLDANFFQHIPYLEEFNKNKGTHLVKTVGVHLEPMGVYSKKIKDIKELKDGAVVSIPNDPTNESRALDIVASAGLIKLNDNPLKTPLDIVDNPKKLKFEEIEAAQVPRTLDDVTIAVINTNYALNANLNPTKDALVIEGKDSPYVNYVVVKAGNENSPKTKALDKAINSPEVKKFIETKYNGAIIPAF
- a CDS encoding MetQ/NlpA family ABC transporter substrate-binding protein — encoded protein: MKFIKLLTASLVALSLHAADKDHTITVGVSPVPHAEILEFVKPKLKDKGYDLVISEISDYSIPNVATEDGSLDANFFQHLPYLEEQNKARGLHLVSVASVHVEPLGFYSKKIKDIKELKDGAKVAIAYDPSNGNRALRILEKAGLIEIDKNVKVATVNDITKNPKNLQFVELEGAQIPRTLDDVDIAAISTNFVLDLGMSVAKDALLLEDANSPYANIIVTRAGNENNPKIKALVDAVLSPDTKNFIITRYKGEVIPAF